A window of Pseudomonadota bacterium genomic DNA:
GCTTGCTGTCAGCCGGGCTGTTCACCCTCATGGACGCGGTAGACGTAGCGTTTACCGAAGCGGCGGTCGGGGCTGGCATCTCGACCGTCTTGATGCTCGGCACGCTCGCCCTGACCTCGGACCATGAGAAGCACCAGTCGCCGAGAATCGTCCCGATCCTGACCGTCGGCGTGACCGGCGCAGCGCTGCTGCTGGGGACACTGGACATGCCCCGCTACGGCGATCCAGCCGCCCCGATTCACCACCATGTGGCTCCCGAGTACATCCGCGGAACGCGCGAGATCTTTCATATTCCCAACGTGGTGACCGCCGTGCTGGCCAGCTACCGCGGTTACGACACCCTGGGCGAAACGACCGTCGTCTTTACAGCGGCGGTGGGAATCACGTTGCTGTTGCGGCGGCGAGGCAAGCCCGGCAAGGCGAATTCGCCATGAGCGACCAGCCAACCGACCCGCACTCGATGCGCATGCACGAGAATGCAATTCTGAGAGTCGTTTCCAAGCCGCTCATCATACTCATCCTGCTGTTTGCGCTCTACGTGCAGTTCCACGGCGATTTTGGGCCCGGTGGAGGCTTTCAGGCCGGGGTCATCTTCGCTGCTGCCATCATTCTGTATGGACTCATCTTCGGCCTCGAAGAATGCCGCAAGGTGGTGCCGGCCGCCTTGGTCGAGGTCGGCTGTGCGCTCGGAGTCCTGCTCTATGCCGGCGTTGGCATCGTATCGCTGCTGCTCGGTGCCAATTACCTCGACTACGGCGCCCTGAGCGCCCACGATCCCTCCCACGGCCAGCACCTGGGGATCCTGCTGGTTGAAGCCGGCGTTGGGATCACCGTGACCTCCGCCATGACCATGATCTTCTACATGTTCGCTGGAAGGGCAGGATGACCATGAGTCCCGTCACGGCCGCTTCCCTGACGTCGCTTCCCCTCGGCCTGTGGAACTACTGGTTGGTGGTAGTGCTCATGATGTTGGGCCTGTATATTGTCATGGCCCGCACCAACCTCGTGAAAAAGGTCATGGGTCTGAATATCTTTCAGGTTTCCGTGATCATGTTCTACGTTTCGATCGGCAAGGTCCAGGGCGGAACCGCACCGATTCTCACCGAAGGCGATCCCTCCGAGCCTTCGAGCGCGGTCTATTCAAACCCGCTGCCTCACGTATTGATGCTGACGGCGATCGTGGTTGGCGTCGCAACCATGTCGCTTGCGCTCTCGTTGGTGGTGCGCATTCGCGAAGAGTACGGCACCGTCGAAGAGGACGAGATCCTGGCCAAGGATCAGAGCCCACAGTGACCCAACACTTTCCGGCGATCCAGGTCGTCTTGCCCCTCGTGTCGGCACCGCTTTGTCTTCTGCTTCGAAACGTGCACCTGGTACATACTTTCGCCGTAGGGGTTGCCTGGGGCTGCCTCTTCGTATCCGGTTCCTTGCTCAAGGAGGTGCTAACTAGCGGTGTAATCAAATACGAATTGGGAGGCTGGGCGGCGCCTTGGGGTATCGAGTACCGGGTCGATATCGCCAACGCCTATGTGCTGGTCATTGTATCGACGATCGCCGCGGTCGTGCTTCCGTTTGGGCGCGGCGCGCGCGACGTCACCCGAGTCCGGGGCCAGGAGTACCTGTTTTATTCGGCCTTTCTGCTGTGCCTGACCGGCTTGCTGGGCATCACCATTACCGGTGATGCCTTCAACGTCTTCGTCTTCCTCGAAATTTCGTCGCTGTCCGCCTACACACTGGTCGCCATGGGGCAAGGCAGGCGCGCTCTGATCGCGGCCTACGCGTATCTGGTGCTCGGCACCATAGGAGGCACATTCCTGCTGATTGGGATCGGTTTCATGTACGAGATGACGGGTACTCTTAACATGGAGGACCTGACGGCGCGGCTGCCACCGGTGATGGGAACGCGTACGATCATGGTTTCCTTTGCCTTCATCGTGATTGGAACGAGCATCAAGCTCGCCGTGTTTCCGCTCCACCAGTGGCTGCCCAACGCGTACACCTACGCCCCCGGCATGGTCTCGGCCTTTCTGTCGGCAACGGCGACCAAGGTTTCCTACTACGTCCTGGTTCGCGTGCTGTTCACGCTCTTCGGCGTGGCATTCGTGTTCGATACGCTCCATCTGCACTATCTTCTCGTGCCCTTCTCGCTGGCAGCGATGTTCGTTGGATCACTCGCGGCGATTCACCAGGACGACATCAAGCGCCTATTGGCGTACTCGAGCGTGGCACAAATAGGTTACATGACACTGGGGCTAAGCACGGGAACGGTGGCCGGTCTAACAGGAGGCCTCGTTCATCTGTTCAACCACGCGCTCATGAAGGGCGGCCTTTTCCTGGTAGTCGCCTGCGTGGGCTTCAAAGTGGGCTGCAATCGGATCGATAGCTACGCCGGACTTGGCCGGCGCATGCCCCTGACGATGGCAGCCTTCGTCGTAGGGGGCCTATCGCTGATCGGCGTGCCGGCCACCGTGGGGTTCGTAAGCAAGTGGTACCTCATCGCCGCGGTGCTGGAGCAAGGCTGGTATCTGGTAGCATTCTTGGTTTTGCTCAGCTCGCTGCTTGCCGTCGTCTACGTGTGGCGCATCGTAGAGATTGCCTACCTGAAACCTCCGCCTGAAGGCCGCGAGATCCAGGAGGCGCCCTTGTCCATGCTGCTGCCCACCTGGGCCCTCATCGGCGCCACGATCTACTTTGGATTCGCCACCGATCTGACGGTGGGCGTGGCCAGGGCAGCCGCGGAACAACTCTTCGGGCACGGGCCATGACCCCGGAGGCTGCCATCGCGGCTGCGATGCTCCTTCCGGTGGTCGCTGCAGCCCTTGTGGTGCTCACCGGCCGCAGCCGGAACGTGCGGGATACGGGGGCGGCGCTGGTGTCGACCCTGACCTTCGCGTGTGTGTCCACGCTGGTGCCCGAAGTGGCCGCCGGCGCGACGCCTCGACTCGAGGTCATGCAGGTGCTGCCAGGGATCCAGCTGGCCTTCGAAGTAGAGCCTCTCGGCATGTTGTACGCGCTGGTTGCGTCCGGACTGTGGGTGCTCACGCACATCTACGCGGTCGGCTACATGCGCGGCCACCACGAGGAGAACCAGACGCGCTTCTTCACGTTCTTCTGCCTCGCCATTTCGGCAGCCCTGGGCATCGCATTCGCAGCCAACCTGTTCACGCTCTTCTTGTTCTACGAGGCCCTGACCTTTTCCACGTTCCCGTTGGTGGCGCATCACGGCAGCGATCGGGCCAAGAAGGCCGGCCGGGTCTATCTCGGCATCCTGGTTTCGACTTCGGTCGGGTTTTTGCTGCTGGCTATCGTGTGGACGTACGTTGCCGCCGGCACCATGGAGTTCGCCCTCGGTGGGATTCTGGAGCACAAGCTCAGCGATGCCGACGCGGGGCTTGTGCTCGCGCTGTATGCCTTTGGCACAGGCAAGGCCGCGCTGATGCCCTTCCACCGCTGGCTGCCCAACGCCATGGTTGCTCCCACGCCTGTCTCAGCGCTCCTGCACGCCGTGGCGGTTGTCAAAGCGGGCGTGTTCACCGTGCTGAAGGTTACCGTGTACGTCTTTGGCCTCGATTACTTGCACCGGACGGGACTGTCCTTGTGGCTCATGTATGCCGCTTCGGCGACCCTGCTGATAGCCGCCGTCATCGCCATCGGTCGCGATAACCTGAAGGAGCGGCTGGCCTACTCCACCATCAGTCATCTCTCCTACATCGTGCTGGGGGCAGCGCTAGCTACTCCGGCAGGAGCTGTGGGGGGAGGCCTGCACATCGCCATGCATGCGGTGGCGAAGATCACCCTGTTTTTCTGCGCCGGAGCGATCATGGTCGCCTCCCACAAGACGCAGGTCAGCGAGCTCGACGGAATCGGCCGCCAGATGCCCATCACCATGAGCGCCTTTTTGCTGGGCTCGTTGAGCCTGATCGGCCTGCCGCCCTTTGGCGGCGCCTGGAGCAAGTGGTTTCTGGCCCTGGGAGCCGCTCAGAGCCATCACATCGTCTTTGTCGGCGTGCTGATGTTGAGCTCACTGCTCGGAATCGGCTATCTGCTGCCCGTCGCCGCGAAGGCATTCTTCCGCGCTCCCAAGGCAACGCCGGGCCATCCCGAGTCAGACGCCAAGGAAGCACCCGTATTGTGCCTGCTGCCCCTTTCCATCACGGCCGTGGGATCGCTGCTGATCTTCTTCTTCGCGGACAGCATTCACGCTCTGCTCGCGCCGATCGTAAGGAGCCCTGGCTGACCATGACGCCCACTCAGCCGGACGACACGTCGCAGGAACCGAAACGCGCAGACCAGCGGCGTCACGTATTCGACAATCCGGAAAACGTGAAGAAGCTCCGGCGTGTGTTGTACGCCGCCTGCGCGCTGGTGGTGCTTTCGGATCCCTTCCTCCGGCAACACGCAGAGCATCCGAGCGAGGTTTTCGCCCACGCGCAACATCCCTGGGAATGGGTCTTCGCCTTCTACGCCGCTTACGGTTTCGCCGCCTACGTATTGATCGTTCTGGGCGCCAAGGTTTTGCGAAGAGCGGTCATGCGAGACGAACGCTACTATGGGCCCGCGGAAGAATAACTCATCCATTTCGCCGGTTCTGACCGCCGCTGGCTATGTTGCTCCCCCTCGAAGTATCCCCAATACTCCTCGCCGGCGCGCCTCGCCAGCGGCGCCCGGTCCTCACCGAAACACGCGAGTTGTTCTTCCGCGGGCCCTATGACGCCTGAGCTGCCACCGTTTCTCATTCTCGTTGCGGGCGCGCTCGTGGCGCCGCTTGTGCGTGGCCGGCTTCAGAGCGCCTTCCTGCTCGCACTGCCGGCCCTGAGCCTCGTGAACCTGCTCGGGCTACAGACCGGATCCGAGTGGACGATCGG
This region includes:
- a CDS encoding Na(+)/H(+) antiporter subunit B translates to MHENAILRVVSKPLIILILLFALYVQFHGDFGPGGGFQAGVIFAAAIILYGLIFGLEECRKVVPAALVEVGCALGVLLYAGVGIVSLLLGANYLDYGALSAHDPSHGQHLGILLVEAGVGITVTSAMTMIFYMFAGRAG
- a CDS encoding DUF4040 domain-containing protein; translated protein: MQIPLEAILFCFLITTAFLVARLHHLFAAAMLTGIFSLLSAGLFTLMDAVDVAFTEAAVGAGISTVLMLGTLALTSDHEKHQSPRIVPILTVGVTGAALLLGTLDMPRYGDPAAPIHHHVAPEYIRGTREIFHIPNVVTAVLASYRGYDTLGETTVVFTAAVGITLLLRRRGKPGKANSP
- a CDS encoding monovalent cation/H+ antiporter subunit D family protein (subunit D of antiporter complex involved in resistance to high concentrations of Na+, K+, Li+ and/or alkali; contains an oxidoreductase domain; catalyzes the transfer of electrons from NADH to ubiquinone) → MTPEAAIAAAMLLPVVAAALVVLTGRSRNVRDTGAALVSTLTFACVSTLVPEVAAGATPRLEVMQVLPGIQLAFEVEPLGMLYALVASGLWVLTHIYAVGYMRGHHEENQTRFFTFFCLAISAALGIAFAANLFTLFLFYEALTFSTFPLVAHHGSDRAKKAGRVYLGILVSTSVGFLLLAIVWTYVAAGTMEFALGGILEHKLSDADAGLVLALYAFGTGKAALMPFHRWLPNAMVAPTPVSALLHAVAVVKAGVFTVLKVTVYVFGLDYLHRTGLSLWLMYAASATLLIAAVIAIGRDNLKERLAYSTISHLSYIVLGAALATPAGAVGGGLHIAMHAVAKITLFFCAGAIMVASHKTQVSELDGIGRQMPITMSAFLLGSLSLIGLPPFGGAWSKWFLALGAAQSHHIVFVGVLMLSSLLGIGYLLPVAAKAFFRAPKATPGHPESDAKEAPVLCLLPLSITAVGSLLIFFFADSIHALLAPIVRSPG
- a CDS encoding cation:proton antiporter subunit C translates to MSPVTAASLTSLPLGLWNYWLVVVLMMLGLYIVMARTNLVKKVMGLNIFQVSVIMFYVSIGKVQGGTAPILTEGDPSEPSSAVYSNPLPHVLMLTAIVVGVATMSLALSLVVRIREEYGTVEEDEILAKDQSPQ
- a CDS encoding monovalent cation/H+ antiporter subunit D family protein; the encoded protein is MTQHFPAIQVVLPLVSAPLCLLLRNVHLVHTFAVGVAWGCLFVSGSLLKEVLTSGVIKYELGGWAAPWGIEYRVDIANAYVLVIVSTIAAVVLPFGRGARDVTRVRGQEYLFYSAFLLCLTGLLGITITGDAFNVFVFLEISSLSAYTLVAMGQGRRALIAAYAYLVLGTIGGTFLLIGIGFMYEMTGTLNMEDLTARLPPVMGTRTIMVSFAFIVIGTSIKLAVFPLHQWLPNAYTYAPGMVSAFLSATATKVSYYVLVRVLFTLFGVAFVFDTLHLHYLLVPFSLAAMFVGSLAAIHQDDIKRLLAYSSVAQIGYMTLGLSTGTVAGLTGGLVHLFNHALMKGGLFLVVACVGFKVGCNRIDSYAGLGRRMPLTMAAFVVGGLSLIGVPATVGFVSKWYLIAAVLEQGWYLVAFLVLLSSLLAVVYVWRIVEIAYLKPPPEGREIQEAPLSMLLPTWALIGATIYFGFATDLTVGVARAAAEQLFGHGP